One window of Chryseobacterium indologenes genomic DNA carries:
- a CDS encoding TetR/AcrR family transcriptional regulator: MKKEKVRERIIRVASDLFYKQGFNSTGINQIIAEADIAIGSLYNHFSSKNDLLQAYLIKEELSWFEGYENSMSSISEPREKLLALIDYRKKLQKTSKFAGCHFIKIVSEIGEGNPSVSSFAKHHKQKQKDLIKTLVKEYGVQGKLSDIDLVTENIFLLIEGAVVTSTISKQNDSFDQVKKIVQGLLP; this comes from the coding sequence ATGAAAAAAGAAAAAGTTCGCGAGAGGATTATCAGGGTTGCCTCAGATTTATTTTATAAGCAAGGATTCAATTCTACAGGAATCAACCAGATTATTGCAGAAGCTGATATTGCCATCGGTTCACTGTACAACCACTTTTCATCTAAAAACGATCTTCTTCAGGCTTATCTGATCAAAGAAGAACTGAGCTGGTTTGAGGGGTACGAAAACAGCATGTCCAGCATTTCAGAACCCAGAGAAAAACTTCTGGCACTCATTGATTACAGGAAGAAACTACAAAAAACCTCTAAGTTTGCAGGATGTCATTTCATAAAAATAGTTTCTGAAATAGGAGAGGGAAATCCTTCTGTTTCTAGTTTTGCCAAGCATCATAAACAAAAACAGAAAGATCTGATTAAAACACTTGTAAAAGAATATGGTGTACAAGGAAAACTTTCTGATATTGATTTAGTAACAGAAAATATTTTCCTGTTAATAGAAGGAGCGGTTGTAACCTCCACCATCAGCAAACAAAATGATTCTTTTGATCAGGTTAAAAAAATTGTTCAGGGTTTATTACCCTAA
- a CDS encoding VOC family protein, with amino-acid sequence MKSTNPVVYFEIPVHDLERAEKFYSAVFNFSFEKEIIDRYEMALFPFEEKNSGITGALAKGDVYKPSKSGVIIYFKTESIDYTLKKAVQHGGTVFYPKKQMKSMVLP; translated from the coding sequence ATGAAATCGACTAATCCTGTAGTATATTTTGAAATCCCTGTGCATGATCTGGAGCGTGCAGAAAAGTTCTATTCTGCTGTTTTCAACTTTAGTTTTGAGAAAGAAATCATAGACCGTTATGAGATGGCACTGTTTCCTTTTGAAGAAAAAAACAGTGGGATTACAGGAGCTCTGGCTAAAGGTGATGTCTACAAACCTTCCAAAAGCGGTGTTATTATTTATTTTAAAACAGAGAGTATTGATTATACCCTGAAAAAGGCTGTACAACATGGAGGAACTGTTTTCTATCCTAAAAAACAGATGAAAAGTATGGTTTTGCCGTAG
- a CDS encoding TetR/AcrR family transcriptional regulator, which translates to MKTKDKILSKALELFNEKGYNNITTRHIAADLNISAGNLHYHFRHSEDIIKILFSELTQKMDELLNQMKKLENKSLEDLYQFTYSTCEIFYFYRFIFINFIDILNRIPEIESRYEGINFSRKEEFQLIFSDLQKSNIFQKDVPHFIVDCLTEQIFIIADNWLTHNRLILKLSPQEAIQHYTLLQMNLFYPLLNKEQQKLYEQQYIQ; encoded by the coding sequence ATGAAGACCAAGGATAAAATTCTGTCTAAAGCGCTGGAGTTATTTAATGAAAAGGGATATAATAATATCACCACAAGGCATATTGCGGCTGACCTCAACATCAGTGCAGGCAATCTGCATTACCATTTCAGGCACTCGGAAGACATTATTAAAATTCTTTTCTCAGAGCTTACCCAGAAAATGGATGAGCTTCTGAACCAAATGAAAAAACTGGAGAATAAAAGTCTGGAAGATCTTTATCAGTTTACCTATTCTACCTGTGAGATCTTTTATTTTTACCGTTTTATATTTATTAATTTTATAGATATACTCAACCGGATTCCTGAAATAGAATCCAGGTATGAAGGGATCAATTTCAGCAGAAAAGAGGAATTTCAGCTCATCTTTTCAGATCTTCAAAAGAGTAATATTTTCCAGAAAGATGTTCCTCATTTTATCGTAGATTGTCTTACTGAACAGATATTCATTATTGCAGACAACTGGCTTACTCACAACAGGCTTATTTTAAAACTCAGTCCCCAAGAAGCAATACAACATTATACGCTTCTGCAGATGAATCTTTTCTATCCACTTCTTAATAAAGAACAGCAAAAACTTTATGAGCAGCAATACATCCAATAG
- a CDS encoding GNAT family N-acetyltransferase → MSSNTSNSHSITIRKGLRKDLPEMLELFTSTIDEVCKKDYNPQQLEAWKSGAENEKRWMNVISSQYVLIAENRNQIRGFCTLDKGNYIDLLFVHKDYQQKGTAVMLYHEIEKEALKHDTKQITADVSKTARPFFEKMGFHVIEEQTVHVKGIALTNYKMAKNFS, encoded by the coding sequence ATGAGCAGCAATACATCCAATAGTCACAGTATCACCATCAGAAAAGGGCTCAGGAAAGATCTCCCGGAAATGCTGGAGCTTTTCACATCCACTATAGATGAGGTATGCAAAAAAGACTACAATCCCCAACAACTTGAAGCATGGAAATCCGGTGCAGAAAACGAGAAAAGATGGATGAATGTGATCAGCAGTCAGTATGTTTTAATTGCTGAAAATAGAAATCAGATCAGAGGATTCTGTACTCTTGATAAGGGAAACTATATTGACCTGCTTTTTGTACACAAAGATTATCAGCAAAAAGGGACAGCAGTGATGCTTTACCATGAAATTGAAAAGGAAGCTCTGAAGCATGATACGAAACAAATTACAGCAGATGTAAGCAAAACCGCCAGACCATTTTTTGAAAAGATGGGTTTTCATGTAATTGAAGAACAGACTGTTCATGTAAAGGGAATTGCCCTTACTAATTATAAAATGGCAAAAAACTTTTCTTAA
- a CDS encoding helix-turn-helix domain-containing protein: MELTPEYNEFRISVPQEFENVFTHFYFAENTSDLSVTKTLLPTYQTILLFCFGESTTMSTREKTIIGVDKCMVFGPVRQSFEYTLPAGCSILVANFKDDAFFRFFGKISIEQLVRHPDELLEENCFTDLWQQLKKLASTQEQVNHILEFCKPYLQHQDITSKLLSSFENDLLNPVKVIAEQTQQTERNIQRKQKEQFGYSLKELNRYNRFLKAVKVIEEATGKHNKVKWFTIIDECGYYDQSQLIHDFKHFMNISPAQYLKFQQEICNPKSK, translated from the coding sequence ATGGAATTAACACCGGAATATAATGAGTTTAGGATTTCAGTTCCTCAGGAATTTGAAAATGTATTTACTCATTTTTATTTTGCTGAAAATACTTCCGATCTATCTGTTACCAAAACTCTTTTACCCACGTACCAGACGATTCTGCTGTTCTGCTTTGGAGAAAGTACTACAATGTCTACCCGGGAGAAGACGATCATTGGTGTTGATAAATGTATGGTATTTGGTCCGGTAAGACAATCTTTTGAATATACGCTTCCTGCAGGCTGTTCTATTCTGGTAGCCAATTTTAAAGATGATGCTTTCTTCAGATTTTTTGGAAAAATATCCATTGAACAATTGGTAAGGCATCCTGATGAACTGCTGGAGGAAAATTGTTTTACAGATCTGTGGCAACAGTTGAAAAAATTAGCTTCAACTCAAGAACAAGTAAATCACATCCTTGAATTCTGCAAACCTTATCTTCAACATCAGGATATTACCAGTAAACTTTTGAGCAGTTTTGAAAATGATCTTTTGAATCCGGTCAAAGTAATTGCAGAACAGACTCAGCAGACGGAAAGAAATATTCAGCGCAAGCAGAAAGAGCAATTCGGATATTCTTTGAAAGAGCTTAACCGCTATAACCGTTTTTTAAAAGCTGTAAAAGTCATAGAAGAGGCAACCGGAAAGCACAATAAAGTGAAGTGGTTTACCATCATTGATGAATGTGGTTATTATGATCAAAGCCAGCTTATTCATGATTTCAAACATTTTATGAACATTTCGCCAGCTCAGTATTTAAAATTTCAGCAGGAGATCTGCAATCCAAAATCCAAATAG
- a CDS encoding NAD(P)H-dependent oxidoreductase, protein MRHLIIYAHPNENSLNHQLLNTVIKTLESRNQEIVVRDLYATGFDPVLSLADMQGQRMGKVADDIQVEQDYISWAEQITFIYPVWWTGLPAMMKGYIDRVFSYGFAYRYDQGIQKGLLTGKKTVIINTHGKSHEEYEQTGMDKALTLTSDNGIFIYSGLEIIRHLFFDKADKAAPEDIEIWEDQIKNLYSEHVLNY, encoded by the coding sequence ATGAGACATTTAATAATTTACGCCCATCCGAATGAGAACAGTTTAAATCATCAACTTTTAAACACCGTTATTAAAACGCTTGAATCCCGAAATCAGGAAATTGTAGTAAGAGATCTGTATGCAACAGGTTTTGATCCTGTACTTTCTTTGGCTGATATGCAGGGACAGCGCATGGGAAAAGTAGCTGATGATATACAAGTTGAACAGGATTATATTTCCTGGGCAGAACAGATTACTTTTATTTATCCTGTCTGGTGGACAGGTCTTCCTGCAATGATGAAAGGTTATATAGACCGGGTCTTTAGTTACGGATTTGCTTATCGTTATGATCAGGGTATACAGAAAGGACTTCTGACGGGTAAAAAAACTGTCATTATCAATACCCACGGAAAATCTCATGAAGAATATGAACAAACCGGAATGGATAAAGCCCTTACTCTAACCTCGGATAATGGAATTTTCATCTACTCCGGACTGGAAATTATCCGACATTTATTTTTTGATAAGGCAGATAAAGCGGCTCCCGAAGATATTGAAATCTGGGAAGATCAAATTAAAAACTTATATTCTGAACATGTCCTTAATTATTAA
- the tyrS gene encoding tyrosine--tRNA ligase, whose protein sequence is MIHLLQENVAIILPENGLEEKLTQAEKENRKLSIKLGFDPTAPDLHLGHAVVLKKLKQFQDLGHQIIIVVGSFTARIGDPTGKNKARKPLSAEDVQHNAQTYINQLSKVVDVQKTKIVFNSDWLDALDFSEVIQLLSKVTVAQLMHRNDFNKRFTENTPIAMHELVYPILQGFDSVKIECDIEMGGTDQLFNCTMGRQLQEVHGMPTQIVMCMPLLKGLDGKEKMSKSLNNIIGLTDEPNEMFGKTMSIPDALIEEFINLTTDFSVEEKKDLVSRITEGENPMNIKKLIAKNIISQYHDHASAENAEQFFINQFQNKNFEEKVYEPVSIHNLKSIQNKVSLVELCHQLKNDLSKSAVRRLIENGGIQVNNIKITDANEEMELIPQTKIKIGRRGFFELI, encoded by the coding sequence ATGATTCATTTACTACAAGAAAATGTGGCTATCATCCTTCCTGAAAATGGTTTGGAAGAAAAACTTACACAAGCCGAAAAGGAAAACAGAAAACTATCTATCAAACTGGGATTTGACCCTACTGCGCCTGACCTGCATCTGGGACACGCGGTAGTACTGAAAAAACTGAAACAATTTCAGGATCTGGGACATCAGATCATTATCGTGGTAGGAAGCTTTACAGCGAGAATTGGTGATCCTACAGGAAAAAATAAAGCCCGAAAGCCTTTAAGTGCTGAAGATGTACAGCATAATGCCCAGACTTATATCAATCAGCTTTCCAAAGTAGTTGATGTTCAGAAGACAAAGATTGTTTTCAATTCTGACTGGCTGGATGCGCTTGACTTTTCAGAGGTTATCCAATTGCTGTCAAAAGTAACTGTTGCTCAACTGATGCACCGCAATGATTTTAATAAAAGATTTACAGAAAATACCCCTATTGCCATGCATGAACTTGTGTACCCCATTCTTCAGGGTTTTGATTCTGTAAAAATTGAGTGCGACATCGAAATGGGCGGCACAGATCAGCTTTTCAACTGTACGATGGGAAGGCAGCTTCAGGAGGTACATGGAATGCCTACACAGATTGTCATGTGTATGCCTCTGCTTAAGGGTCTTGACGGAAAGGAAAAAATGAGTAAGTCACTGAACAATATTATCGGGCTGACAGACGAGCCTAATGAAATGTTTGGAAAGACAATGTCTATTCCCGATGCATTAATTGAGGAATTTATTAACCTGACTACAGATTTCTCGGTGGAAGAAAAAAAGGATCTTGTTTCGAGAATAACGGAAGGTGAAAATCCTATGAATATTAAAAAGCTCATTGCGAAAAATATCATCAGCCAATACCATGATCATGCTTCAGCAGAAAATGCGGAACAATTCTTTATCAATCAGTTTCAGAATAAAAATTTTGAAGAGAAGGTATATGAACCTGTTTCTATACATAATTTGAAGAGTATCCAAAACAAAGTATCTCTTGTGGAACTTTGCCATCAGCTTAAAAATGACCTCAGCAAATCGGCAGTCCGGAGGTTAATTGAAAATGGAGGCATTCAGGTCAATAACATCAAAATAACAGATGCTAATGAAGAAATGGAACTGATCCCTCAAACAAAGATAAAAATCGGGAGAAGAGGTTTTTTTGAGTTAATATGA
- a CDS encoding 3'-5' exoribonuclease domain-containing protein, whose amino-acid sequence MSYIMVDIESDGPIPGDFSMVCFGAVLVTEELDTTFYGKLKPISDKFNPDALAVSGFSREETMNFDDPETVMLAFEDWIKTNSKGRPIFISDNNGFDWMFICWYFHHFLGRNPFGFSSRRLSDLYCGLEKDTFAQWKHLRKTEHTHNPVDDARGNAEVLLHMKEKMGLKIALK is encoded by the coding sequence ATGAGCTACATCATGGTTGACATAGAATCGGATGGGCCGATTCCCGGTGATTTTTCAATGGTCTGTTTCGGGGCTGTACTCGTTACAGAGGAACTGGATACCACTTTTTATGGAAAACTGAAGCCGATTTCTGATAAATTCAATCCTGATGCTTTAGCAGTTTCCGGCTTCAGCAGGGAAGAAACAATGAATTTTGATGATCCTGAGACTGTAATGCTCGCCTTTGAAGACTGGATTAAAACGAACTCCAAAGGAAGACCTATTTTCATCAGTGATAATAATGGTTTCGACTGGATGTTTATCTGCTGGTATTTCCATCATTTTCTCGGACGGAATCCTTTTGGCTTTTCTTCCAGAAGACTGTCTGATCTTTACTGCGGTTTGGAAAAGGATACTTTTGCCCAATGGAAACATCTCCGCAAGACTGAGCATACCCATAATCCTGTAGATGATGCCCGGGGAAATGCAGAAGTTTTGCTGCATATGAAAGAGAAAATGGGACTGAAAATTGCATTAAAATAA
- a CDS encoding GNAT family N-acetyltransferase, with protein sequence MNLDLRYKQADATDIDFLLNLRMKTMNPHYENSGLSTDRETTLQRVLYQFEKANIILLNNQPLGLLKVDRTFTNIEVLQLQIDPSQQGKGLGKKILSDILEEASLAGKTVSLSVLKTNKAQHLYTSLGFKIVGEDQYSYFMETEKS encoded by the coding sequence ATGAATCTTGACCTGCGCTACAAACAAGCTGATGCTACCGATATTGATTTTCTTCTCAATCTCAGAATGAAAACAATGAACCCTCATTATGAAAATTCCGGGCTGTCTACTGACAGAGAAACAACTTTGCAAAGAGTTCTGTACCAGTTTGAAAAAGCCAATATTATTCTTTTAAACAATCAACCCCTTGGACTGTTAAAAGTAGACCGAACATTTACCAACATTGAAGTTCTGCAACTTCAGATTGATCCCAGCCAACAAGGTAAGGGACTTGGAAAAAAGATTTTGTCTGATATTCTGGAGGAAGCTTCGTTAGCAGGAAAAACGGTATCATTAAGTGTCTTAAAAACCAATAAGGCACAGCATCTTTATACAAGTCTTGGTTTTAAAATTGTGGGTGAAGATCAGTATTCTTACTTCATGGAAACTGAAAAATCATGA
- a CDS encoding helix-hairpin-helix domain-containing protein, producing MKKTIKVVSVLDTAKSYEYVDENPIRGGVKDVYFSPDKDYVVAFYRNPLDEGQKERIMRIVSTYLQSIQNGNASEYFLNEIFRWPYDIVERNKLTGIVVPVYHNKFYFAKGYIGSENIQGQDKVGKWFTAPMFRNQQYPLRLDPSELGDWLSYFQIAVNISRGVKKLHQMGLAHSDLSYNNILVDPVTKSACIIDIDGLVVPKLFPPEVIGTADFIAPEVLKTKHLSLQDPGRHLPNQKTDLHALAVLIYMYLLRRHPLRGGKIWDLDSEKDEIISMGEKALFVEHPENPSNQIKADHLRKWDAFWGDPQKIPYTVTGPYISELFRKTFIDGLHDPIRRPTANEWEAALLKTVDLIQPCHNSSCTEKWYVFDNTSSPKCPFCGTPHQGTLPVLDLYFKFDDEVWKPENHRLMVYHNQYLFKWHVSRKVIRNENLTMQDKMPVGYFTFHQGKWVLVNQSLSGMKDITEQKEIPPGSMVELTDGKKILLSSEEGGRLIYVTMANQ from the coding sequence ATGAAAAAGACCATTAAGGTTGTTTCTGTTCTGGACACAGCCAAATCCTATGAATATGTAGATGAAAACCCTATCCGGGGCGGTGTGAAAGATGTTTATTTTTCTCCTGATAAAGATTATGTGGTGGCTTTTTACCGGAATCCGCTGGATGAAGGGCAAAAAGAAAGAATCATGAGAATTGTTTCAACCTATCTGCAGAGTATACAAAACGGGAATGCTTCAGAGTATTTTCTGAATGAAATATTCAGGTGGCCTTACGATATTGTTGAAAGAAATAAACTTACAGGAATTGTGGTTCCTGTTTACCATAATAAATTCTATTTTGCGAAAGGATATATCGGTTCCGAAAATATTCAGGGTCAGGATAAAGTAGGAAAATGGTTTACGGCGCCCATGTTCAGGAATCAGCAGTATCCCTTGAGACTGGATCCGTCGGAACTGGGAGACTGGCTGAGTTATTTTCAGATTGCAGTCAATATCAGCAGAGGTGTGAAAAAGCTGCATCAGATGGGGTTGGCACACTCCGATTTATCTTACAATAATATTCTGGTTGACCCCGTAACGAAATCTGCCTGTATCATTGATATAGATGGCCTTGTTGTTCCCAAACTGTTTCCACCGGAAGTAATAGGAACGGCAGATTTTATTGCTCCTGAAGTGTTGAAAACAAAACATTTAAGCCTTCAGGATCCGGGAAGACACCTGCCTAATCAAAAAACAGATCTGCACGCCCTTGCTGTTCTGATTTATATGTACCTTTTAAGAAGACATCCTTTGCGTGGAGGGAAAATCTGGGATCTGGACTCCGAAAAAGATGAAATTATATCTATGGGAGAAAAAGCCCTGTTTGTAGAACATCCGGAAAACCCTTCCAATCAGATAAAAGCAGATCATCTCCGGAAATGGGATGCATTCTGGGGCGATCCTCAAAAAATTCCTTATACGGTTACAGGTCCTTATATTTCAGAATTATTCCGGAAAACTTTTATAGACGGTTTGCATGACCCGATCAGACGCCCCACAGCCAATGAATGGGAAGCTGCATTACTTAAAACCGTAGATCTGATACAACCATGCCATAATTCCAGCTGTACCGAAAAATGGTATGTCTTTGATAATACCAGCAGTCCTAAATGCCCGTTCTGTGGAACCCCACATCAGGGAACATTACCTGTTTTAGATTTGTATTTCAAATTTGATGATGAGGTATGGAAACCGGAAAACCACAGACTGATGGTCTATCACAATCAATATTTATTCAAATGGCATGTTTCCAGGAAAGTGATACGCAACGAAAACCTGACGATGCAGGATAAAATGCCTGTAGGATATTTTACCTTCCATCAGGGAAAATGGGTATTGGTAAACCAAAGTTTGTCAGGAATGAAAGATATCACAGAACAGAAAGAAATTCCGCCAGGTTCAATGGTTGAACTGACTGATGGTAAGAAAATATTGCTTTCCTCAGAAGAAGGAGGAAGATTAATCTATGTGACCATGGCCAATCAATAA
- a CDS encoding protein phosphatase 2C domain-containing protein, whose amino-acid sequence MMGKFFRKSASESKPKTLEQATVYREKEEFKDAHWVLMNASAKQFYEFHLDMEDFPNIKILNISGLEETGLTFENDTISGIPVTNNMYHLDVQFYHIHDQKQIETKKIQLFVNADPKDLWKNIPSDANAAFYKSEEDSFKGSFSDKKIVVASKRGRSHAHEGKFREDDFSVNNLPEDWNVVSVSDGAGSAAAAREGSRLATATISQFFNSQEIVSEIENNINQMYASGSSNKEQSDAEQNIKNILSESVLYVYQTLEKTAAENALSVSDLHATLIFVLLKKFSFGYVILSFGVGDCPINLINPDFSEVKLLNQMDVGEFSGGTRFITMKEIFNDQMASRFRITCVDDFSYLVLMTDGIYDPKFITENKLEDTGSWKLLFEDLAGNNDDRTKADFINDEKIDEQLLIWSDFWSRGNHDDRTLAIIY is encoded by the coding sequence AAGAGTTCAAAGATGCGCATTGGGTATTGATGAATGCCAGTGCAAAGCAGTTCTATGAATTCCATCTTGACATGGAAGATTTTCCGAACATAAAAATTCTGAATATCAGCGGTCTTGAAGAAACTGGCCTTACTTTTGAAAACGATACAATTTCAGGAATTCCGGTTACCAACAATATGTATCATCTGGATGTTCAGTTTTATCACATTCATGATCAGAAGCAGATCGAGACAAAAAAAATACAGCTCTTTGTCAACGCGGACCCAAAAGATTTGTGGAAAAATATTCCAAGCGATGCAAATGCAGCTTTTTATAAATCGGAAGAAGATTCTTTCAAAGGTTCCTTTTCAGACAAAAAAATTGTTGTGGCTTCCAAAAGAGGACGTTCCCATGCCCATGAAGGAAAATTCCGTGAAGATGATTTTTCAGTGAATAACCTTCCTGAAGACTGGAATGTTGTTTCTGTTTCAGATGGAGCGGGCTCGGCAGCTGCTGCAAGAGAAGGCTCAAGATTGGCAACGGCAACGATCAGTCAGTTTTTCAATTCACAGGAAATTGTTAGCGAAATTGAAAATAATATCAATCAAATGTATGCTTCAGGTTCTTCAAATAAAGAGCAATCGGATGCTGAACAAAATATCAAAAATATTTTATCGGAAAGCGTTTTATATGTCTATCAGACACTGGAAAAAACGGCAGCAGAAAATGCTCTGTCTGTAAGTGACCTGCATGCTACGTTGATCTTTGTATTACTTAAAAAGTTTAGTTTCGGGTATGTCATTCTTAGCTTTGGAGTAGGAGATTGCCCTATTAATCTTATCAATCCTGATTTTTCTGAAGTGAAACTTTTAAATCAGATGGATGTAGGAGAGTTTAGCGGAGGTACCCGTTTTATTACCATGAAAGAAATTTTCAACGATCAGATGGCTTCCCGTTTCCGGATCACCTGTGTGGATGATTTTTCTTATCTCGTCCTGATGACGGATGGTATTTATGATCCGAAATTCATCACAGAAAATAAACTGGAAGATACAGGAAGCTGGAAGTTACTTTTTGAAGATCTGGCCGGAAATAATGATGACCGTACGAAAGCAGATTTTATCAACGACGAAAAAATTGATGAACAGCTTTTAATATGGAGCGATTTCTGGAGCAGAGGAAATCACGATGACCGAACATTGGCAATAATCTATTAA